DNA sequence from the Lycium barbarum isolate Lr01 chromosome 5, ASM1917538v2, whole genome shotgun sequence genome:
tctatttaagacatcacattgcaggtgaagggtcccacattcaccttttatatttatcagaattttggggattcagtcccaacattagctggtgtaatcaacttatcatgagaacaaacaacacaaacaaattcttgaagaatcttctagttcttcaatatgtttttaatactcaattagcacatcagatttaaatcaggacgatcaaaatggtcttgtcaactgataaaattatctgtacccgtaaacttcaagtttactatgacgagtgttatttcttttaataaacttctggtttactattgcatgaaattttatgtcaaaacttctggtttattgtgacatgcgatctcatcatgctcgggtaacgctttacacacgtgaccctacccgtaataagttggagatattcaatcttccaatcatttgtagtctcaatatgatgaccatttttctcgctagtaaacttcaggtttactataatttattttccgatcgaaataattatgatctgagatgaatggtactatcatatataagctcttcgagagacatcaatttgttcaccataatcatatattatttggacactgctagtgtcatgatacttgtaaataaataactagctcttctggagcctttgatcattaatttctattaccaaatatttcttaaatacttctggtaccattaaagcaaatttcgacactactggtgtcacgaaataaacattgaattctaaacttcaatatttcaaacatctccttcagggagattcatcattaactgagaattttgtatctaagctcaaacacataataatcaaatccttcataaagaaatacattaattgttatttccttcaaggaaatcaataacaactaaccataatgtattaatgtggttataggagaaagcattctactcttcttccttttgccttagaaatatgtttcgacgtacgacaggtacatgtagcaatgtctgaatttcataccaccagaatataacatctacattccttgtattttatccctccaggagataagttgtggtatttgtttATTCACTTTggggaatgaaacctgattatttaaatgtgcttgaaatacgatgctcatcaatagctcgttattttgctcaaacacaagaaaatattgcttcaaagtatttctcagatattttggtaattctttctgcttcaggagtaaagtttcagtgttttactgcttcgggagtaaagtttcaagttttaccactttgggagtaaagtttaaaggttgactaattcaggagtaaattaaaaaccttactacttcaggagtaaaatacataggcttactacttatagagtagaattcaaagtttgctactcgtggagcaaaattatgagtttagtacttcgggagaaaagcatataatattcagaatatttcttctcaattattctacctcttctggagatggatcatgatattttcacaatcaaatgcatgtttatatttataggctttactacatattatcacattcacttcagggaatggatctatatttataacatttatcaaaagttttaattcttcatgaataaaacataattatctgaacgcgccttaagcatatcaaatcgtgatagcttatagcctcttttaagatattgctacttcaggagcaaatcgaggcatacatataatgtggagaatttttctttaacacatcttcaatcataaacacaataagcccgtaaaaatattaccacttctggtgttcacggatataaactcatttaatcaattcatatttgcgaaCTAACCTTCCAGTAGAATATTGGCATAAGGCCTTCAGCAACTTTGGTTTCAAGATATTTTGGCAAAAAGAGGCCGAAGTGCTATATTCcatattaatatttaaaaaaagaaaggtcATGTTTCTTACTACGTTGATGGTGAGCTTCTCCCAAAAATCAGTTTAAAATTTTCATAGTTGTTaaagtcaacaacaatcaaccatcaaaacaaagaTAGAAAAATACTTGGAACATGTTACCTGAACTGTTTAGACTAAATAAGTACTGAAAGTCCTTTACTTTATCTCCGGGAGGCAACAACTTGTACTCAGTGTAATTCCAAGAATTGCACCTTCGaggctttcaaagtatttgctcaagatggctgaggctcgtgctgataacgtgttatgaaataaaacctatgaagtaaatacacagaagaaatatgtagagagaatatgtaaagagatatcagattatcttacttctgctctttcaacattgcatctgtgcatcctatttataggagcaacaagacatgggatattttgggatattttgggatatttatggGATATTTCCAaataatggatatccactaagATGGGATATTTACAACAAACCGTTGTTTTTTCATTAACTTTTCATATTGTTGTGTTCGAGTGATTGCATATTTATACTATGTGATTACTAGCAACCTTATGTTTAAGGAAGTGAGCACCCACGACCttcaaattctggatccgcctttCTTTTGCGAGTCTCGGTCAAAGTTAGCTCAGTCGAAAGATATACCCTAGGCCATTCACTTATATATTGGAGTAGTTATTTCAAAGTTGGATTTATTCATACATTTTCGTTTGGTGTACGTCAATCATTAAATTTTGATCCAAATTAGCGAACTGTCAAACATCTTAAACAGCTATTTTTTCTAGTTTGACCACAAAAACTTGCCTTTTTTAATCGAGTAGACAGTCCATTACTAGTACACTCCTTTTGAAGTGCCAAGAGAGTCAGTTTATGACCCCTTCCACACACGAGCAGATGCAGGATACGAAATTTATGAATTTCTATAACAATCTCAATTAATATACAATTATAGTTGGtccacaattaaatatttataaatatttagtgAATTTTTTAATACATATACAAGGTCTAGGTAAACACTATTGAGTTCACGTGAACTCACATGTTACATTGCGTAACCACCCCACAAAGCATAAATCGACATGGCATAGAGGTTTAGCCTTCTGTGCAGGAAGAATAAAATGCATTTCCAGTTGCACATTTAAAAGTTACATACCCTATGCACATTATATGATTTAAAAAATCTTCATTACTGTCTACATCCGATGGTCCAAGCAAACCACCATTGGTGTACTAGTATGTTAATGTTATACTACTAAATTTCTATGAATACATGCTTTTACATCTCAGCATTAAACGATTTGCCACAACCACAAGTTTGCGTAGCATTTGGATTTTTGAAAGAGAAGCCCCCGCCTATCAACGCATCGCTATAGTCCAGTTGCATTCCAAAGATGAACAGAAGGCTTTTTGGATCACAAACTGCGAAAAACAGTATGAAATCAAAATTTCATAAATAAAAGCCAATAATCAATGGAAAAAGAAACAAACACAAGTAGGTAGCACGCATAACCTACAAATATAGAGCAAAATAATACTAGTCTCTTGCATGGACCCAATAATATAAATAGCTCAACCACTTGATTGAGTGAAAAGTCACACAAACTGACAAGGCAAACTCTCTGAATCAAGGCCATTATAATTGGTCTTAAAGAAACCTTCCATTCTGAAAGTGAACTAAATTGTCTAGTAGACTGATGAAGCATACAAGAGCAAACAGAAGTAATTTTTCTACTGCAATCAGCATCAGATAATCAAGCAAACGTTAAATAGCACACAAGTCTCGTGATCAGAAGCATAGTCAGATCCCTGAGAGTGGAGCGGAAATTCACAGATGTTCTAATGCAAAAGTTATAGTTCATTGGAGCAGTGATCTCCCCTCTCTGTTTCTTCGCAAGGCTAGGGAGAGTTTTTCATTTGAACCTGAAAAGTACTTGCATTGTCATATATATGGTAGTCATCAAGTATAAGTTCCAATGCAACCATTACAGCTTTAATCTATCAGGCCAACCACTCATCCAATCCATGTTTTTTTCACTTATCTTATTGTCCTTTCATTTAATGAGCACGACTAACTTATCTCATCAACTACTATGAAGGCTGAATATCCATGAAGGTGCATCATTCTCATGGAAAAAGTTACCAAGACTGGCATGTTAACAAATGATAGATAAAATTGACACGTACCAATAACAAACCCATTGTATTCAATTATCGAATCATCTGGTCTAGCATTTTCTCGCTTTTCAAACTCCATCGTGTATGACATGCCTGAGCATCCACCTTGTTTAACGCCAATTCTAAGACACAAGTCTTCATTCCGCTCGCTCCTCATCTTACTCAAGTGCTTCAATGCATTGTCGGTTAAGGAAACTGCAGGTGCTACTCCTCCAGATGCAGGTGCTGCTGCATTTATTAGAACCCAAGCAACTAATCAGAATAAATGCAACTAAAAATACTTATGTCTatttagtggtcaatgaagtgggttgagaaccatgagaTTTCAGGTTCAAATCCCAACAGAGGAAAAACAACAAGGTAAATATCTTTCCGATCTGTCCAaaccttggtggacagagttatcgGGTACCTGCGTTGGTGGGACGTAGTAGGTATCCgtagaattagtcgaggtgcgagCAAGCTGACCCAgacaccacggttatcaaaaaaaaTACATCACTTTTGACTCTACAAACACAATCACATGAAATATATAGATGGAGTAATAAGGAAGTGGACAATAGTATAACCCTGTTTAAGTCTCGCAAAATACAAACATAAATGTTCAAATCTTCCACAGATAAGATTTTGAAGCGAAGCACTAAAAATTACACATAAGAGTATGCTATGCTACTATAAAGTTCGCATAGTTTATGGACCTTCCTCACAGTACCTTGACCCATTACTTTTATCAGACCTCATGGGTGTTATTCTAGTCTAGTTACATTCTGATGATTTAAATAGAAGTTTGAAATCCTTAGCAAGAAAGACGTAGCATAAAGGGACAAATCTATAAATCAATATGAGACTGCCGTTATCCCCCCTCGCGTTGTCATAAATCATACAGCCTTTGCGTAACATTTATTTTTTCCAACTGGTAAGTAAAGAAATTACAGATAAACAGCAAAGCACTAAGATGATGCTTGGTGCTTGGACACTCTTCACTCAACAATAAATTTCAGACCTCTTTCCattttgggatattttaagaCATTTCACACCATTCAACAAATAAAATTATGCTATACCACGTttataacttcaaaatttcaataTCATTTAAATATTCAAATGTTGTGATGTTTTTCTGCAAAGCTAACTTTTAATTATTTCTTTATATTTACTTTCACTATCactaaatataatatttaaatcaAATCAATCTCTCAAACTCCATGCATAGTCGGACATTATCAAGGGATAGAGGTATCAGTATTCTAGGATGAAATATTAGAAATTATTTCTTTCAAACAGAAACATGGATAGAATTAATATTATATTAGCCTAAGCTGAAACTTACCATTCCTTCTTCAACTTTTATTCAGTTACATTTGAAATCACATCCTATATCCTTGCTTTTGAAGTGAACCACTCAAGAATATGTCGTGCTTAGAAGTTGAGTATATTGACTTCCTCAAGGTAATTGATACAATATTTTTATTTGATAAGTGGGTAACTCGATACAAAATCTCCCTCACAAGTTCATGGATCTTATTCTACTGTAGTTcaagcagttttttttttttttttgataaggtaagatTCTAGTCTAGTTCAAGCAGATAATATAACTTAAAAGCTTAGACCAAGGATGTGGCCTAgcggtcaatgaagtgggtgcaACCCTAGGAGACCAGGATTCAAATCCCAACAGACTCAAAAAttctaggtgatttcttcccatctgcctaaacccagtgttgtcaaaggcacgcttaagccctgaagcgaggctcaaaacatgttgagcgcttcgcctcgctttatttgcgcttcagtgtcatcaacAAGGCTCTTAGACATAGTTTTCCTtgacaatgagcctctcttgaagaggtgacactagataattgatatttcatTTTATCGCaatgtttttacaatttctttgtccatattaTTTGttgttcatgcttattattattggtcttggactaaacatatatatatatttgtgttttttcaccattgcgccttttttcattaaagcccacgctttatttccgctttgcgcttaaagccccagctgaccttagagctttttcgCACTTTTCGCTTTTAATAACACTGCCTAAACCTTGATAGACAGAGTTACCCCATACCTATGTTGGCAGAAGGTAGTAGGTACCTGGTGGAATAGTCGAGGTGGACGCACCACCATCTATCAAGAATAATATTTGGTAGAAAAAGAGCTAATCAATGAAAGAATCTTAGGAAAATTTACTGCACCTTTAATTGGTTTTGCCTTCATGAAGTAAGATGAATGGTTTCCTCTGCATTTTAGTAGGGCATGCAAACTTGGATTTTCAGATTAATGAAACCATCGCTGATACAAACTTAATTGATGTCTACTTCAATGTTACAACGTAGAACAATGAGCCAAAAGTTACAAGTTATATAATAGTTGTAATCTCGGAATAGTTACAAAGGTCATCTTGTGTCAAAAGAGGCTGCAGTTATACTCAAACAAGGTGATCAGAGCTGATCAATTTCTTCCCAATGGTAATGCACTTAACCTTCTTTAAACAGCTTCTTAAATGATGGAAAGTGAAATGAAAAGCATTCTGAATCTTCCTGATACACTTTTCTGAAGTGAAGCACTCAAACTCTCTTAAACATACGCTATACTATTCAAAAGGTTTGGCTGATCTGGAAGCAGGTAATGGACCTTCCTCAATGTACCTTGAACCGTTACTTTTCCAAAGACTTCTCATATAATGTACACGTATTATTCTGACTAGATAGTTAAATCAGTTTTTGTATATCTTTTATTTTCAGTTTTCATCTATACATTTTAATAtttaaaattctcattttttaATCTATTTCCAAAGGTTATGCAAAAGTTAGTATTCTTCACCTCTAAAAATAACAAAAGCAAATCCCATATTCTAGAAGCTCGCTGCAAAGTTTGAGCCTTTGAGGCAGACTCAACTCAAAAATCAGCCAAACAGTCTCTCCTGAATTCCAGACAGTTTACAGGCACAGATTCGCATTGAAATGTCCAAACACTATCAAACATAGATTATTGTTTTATCTCTTTCCGAAAGGATAATGTTTCTGTTAACTAGTAATGGGTCAAGTGACAAAAAGAGTCATCATGTACAGTCCAACTGGGAAATTACTATCCCAAATAACCTCTAAGCAAGAGAAAAAACTGACCTTGCCCAAATTCAGCTATTCCAGTATATAACCGTCAGGCCAAAGTCCGAAATCCAAGTTTTCACACAATAACTATCATTTTCAAGTCTTATTTTGGGACAAAACAGACAGTACAAGGGTGAGATGGTATTCCAATTTACAACGCATTCTGGCGACCAGAAGCATGAAGGAGAAATTGCAGCACATGCCTGTGGAagccaaaagtgcttattttaataAATGCTTTAGAGAGTTAaggtgtttgaccaaacttttaggAAGGAAAAAAAAGTGTTTGATTTGTAACAAAAGTTGTTTTACAAAGCTGAAAAAAGCAGCTTCTCCCTGAAAGCACTTCTGGAACCTTGGTCAAGCACAAATTGGCAATGTTTTTCAATTTGATTGGTCAAATACAAATTACTACTATCCAAAATTACTTTTTTTAAAACGCTTGTGATAAAAATACTTTTCAGAATAAGCAGATTTaggaagcttggccaaacatgctACAAGCTCAGCAGCACTTCATAGGTTCTTTCTTCATGCAAAATCAATCAAAGAATTACACCTTATATCCTTCATATTTACTGTAATCAATATGAAAGTAGCAGAGATGAGGATgctcagatggatgtgtgggcacactagaaGGGATATAATTCCAAACAAAGTTATACGgggcaaggtgggagtggcatccgTGGAGGACAAAATGAGAAAAGCTAGGCTAAGATGGTTTCGGCATGTGCAGAACCGAAGCACAGATGCACTAGTGAGGAGCTATGAGAGGTTGGCCATAGTGGgtgttaggagaggtagaggtggGTCGAAAAAGAACTGGGGGGAGGTGATTCAACAGGACATGGCACACCTccagcttactgaggacatgaccctaaAAGGTCTGGAGGTCGAGGTTTACGGTATAAGATTAGTAAGTAGCCAAATGTTGTAGCACTTTTATGTGGGAGGCATAGCGGGCTagtcttctcttctccttttttattAGTAGTATTATTACTACCCAGTACTTGCATAGTGTCTTTAACTTCGTTATTATTGTTACTTGTTGCTTCATTGGCTGTGTATATCTTATCACTTATTGTCCTTATTCTTTTCCTTCTAGCTTGTTTTggtaatgtgttgttgtgccgAGGATCTATCTTtaggggtaagatctgcgtacacttaccctccccagaccccacttgtgggattacactagggtatattgttgttgttgtatttactATAATCAATAAATCAACTACTCGTTAAACCCTAGATCGACGATACGAATCACATATATCATAATTTAACTGATTATAACTAATTCAACTCCAACCATAAACACACCACAAGCTTCCTCACTTATCCTTCAAATAGAGTATACTTTGCAAAACTCAAATAAATAGTCTAGACATGAATTAACTAAActactccctcagtcccaattt
Encoded proteins:
- the LOC132640485 gene encoding iron-sulfur assembly protein IscA, chloroplastic isoform X2, which produces MAFSTTLRCSSSLLFRPSNDSIALPQSSSSSLSFRSSPSLFNPKKSLSIRSATLEAPASGGVAPAVSLTDNALKHLSKMRSERNEDLCLRIGVKQGGCSGMSYTMEFEKRENARPDDSIIEYNGFVIVCDPKSLLFIFGMQLDYSDALIGGGFSFKNPNATQTCGCGKSFNAEM
- the LOC132640485 gene encoding iron-sulfur assembly protein IscA, chloroplastic isoform X1 codes for the protein MAFSTTLRCSSSLLFRPSNDSIALPQSSSSSLSFRSSPSLFNPKKSLSIRSATLEAAPASGGVAPAVSLTDNALKHLSKMRSERNEDLCLRIGVKQGGCSGMSYTMEFEKRENARPDDSIIEYNGFVIVCDPKSLLFIFGMQLDYSDALIGGGFSFKNPNATQTCGCGKSFNAEM
- the LOC132640485 gene encoding iron-sulfur assembly protein IscA, chloroplastic isoform X3; protein product: MAFSTTLRCSSSLLFRPSNDSIALPQSSSSSLSFRSSPSLFNPKKSLSIRSATLEAAPASGGVAPAVSLTDNALKHLSKMRSERNEDLCLRIGVKQGGCSGMSYTMEFEKRENARPDDSIIEYNGFVIGSNEKLSLALRRNREGRSLLQ